The following coding sequences are from one Comamonas koreensis window:
- a CDS encoding acetyl-CoA C-acyltransferase, with protein MHDPVVIVGAARTPMGAFMGDFAELSANDLGGAAIKAAVERAGVAPEKVEEVLFGNCLMAGQGQAPARQALFKGGLPKSTGAVTLSKMCGAGMEATILAHDQLVAGSRDVMVAGGMESMTNAPYLLKKGRGGYRMGHDKVFDHMMLDGLEDAYEPGRSMGTFGEDCAAKYQFSREQQDQFAIASVQRAQAATQSGAFKAEITPVTVSTRKGDVTVTEDEGPGKARLDKIAALKPAFKKDGTITAASSSSINDGAAALVLMRESTAKELGCKPLAKIVAHASYAQEPEWFTTAPIGATEKALKKAGWKVEDVDLWEINEAFAVVPMALMADMKVSHDIVNVNGGACALGHPIGASGARIIVTLLHALQARGKRRGLATLCIGGGEATAMAIEIM; from the coding sequence ATGCATGATCCCGTCGTTATCGTTGGCGCAGCCCGTACCCCCATGGGTGCTTTCATGGGCGATTTTGCCGAGCTCTCGGCCAATGACCTGGGTGGCGCAGCCATCAAGGCTGCGGTGGAGCGCGCGGGTGTCGCCCCTGAAAAAGTGGAAGAAGTGCTGTTTGGCAACTGCCTGATGGCCGGCCAGGGCCAGGCCCCGGCGCGGCAGGCCTTGTTCAAGGGCGGCTTGCCCAAGAGCACCGGCGCCGTGACCCTGTCGAAGATGTGCGGTGCCGGCATGGAAGCCACCATCCTGGCCCATGACCAGCTGGTGGCTGGCAGCCGCGATGTGATGGTGGCAGGCGGCATGGAAAGCATGACCAACGCCCCCTATCTGCTCAAAAAAGGCCGTGGCGGCTACCGCATGGGCCATGACAAGGTGTTCGACCACATGATGCTCGATGGCCTGGAAGACGCCTATGAACCCGGCCGCTCGATGGGCACCTTTGGCGAGGACTGTGCCGCCAAGTACCAGTTCAGCCGCGAGCAGCAGGACCAGTTTGCGATTGCCAGCGTGCAGCGCGCGCAGGCGGCGACCCAGTCCGGTGCCTTCAAGGCCGAGATCACGCCAGTCACCGTGTCCACGCGCAAGGGCGATGTGACCGTGACGGAAGACGAAGGCCCCGGCAAGGCGCGGCTGGACAAGATCGCCGCCCTCAAGCCCGCGTTCAAGAAAGACGGCACCATCACGGCGGCGTCGAGCTCCAGCATCAACGATGGTGCCGCAGCTCTGGTGCTGATGCGCGAGTCCACCGCCAAGGAGCTGGGCTGCAAGCCGCTGGCCAAGATCGTAGCCCATGCCAGCTATGCGCAAGAGCCCGAGTGGTTCACCACCGCACCGATCGGCGCGACCGAGAAGGCCCTGAAAAAAGCCGGCTGGAAGGTCGAGGATGTGGACCTGTGGGAAATCAACGAAGCCTTTGCCGTGGTGCCGATGGCACTGATGGCCGACATGAAGGTCTCGCACGACATCGTCAACGTCAACGGCGGCGCCTGCGCGCTCGGCCACCCCATTGGTGCCAGTGGTGCACGCATCATCGTGACCCTGCTGCACGCACTGCAGGCTCGCGGCAAGCGCCGTGGCCTGGCCACCCTGTGCATCGGCGGAGGTGAGGCCACTGCGATGGCGATTGAAATCATGTAG